TCTGTATGAAATGACCTGTAGAGAGAACCTTATACTTTACATTTTATTTGTAGATTCTTTGCTTTGTGCATCTGTCGTCGTTCCATTCACAGTATTTTCACAGAAATGAATCGGCCCTGTTGAAAGAAAGTAAAATTCAGTTTCTTGCTTTGTTCTGGGACCAGCCTGCAAATGTTCCATGTTTACAGTGTCAAAGTAGCTTGCCTACACATTACTAATGCTAACACTTGTGTTTTTGAAGCAGGGGAGGAGAcccgagcacctggaggaacccaCGTAGTAACTGGAAGAACATGTGTGTAAAATTCAAGTTTGGCACTCTGCGTTTGCACTAGTGACAGATAGCTCATTCACAGGATCTGTCATAAAATCTTGGCACTAATTTTCTATCATATAATTTCTCTGATTCTCCTGCTGGTGGGAGAGTTTCTACCCCTACAGTGAGCACTCAGAGATTTGAATAAAGCTTTTCATTTTTGAAACATCTGTTCAAACTGCACAGTGAAATACACTTATGTACAAGAACAAAATGATGATCAATATTCTCCTGGAATTGTCCCCATTCCGGACTCTGCGGTCTGTGAAACATCCCTTTCAACATGAACTCCTCCCATCCCTCAGGGAATATTTCATGCATTACAGAGATCCCCTTGGAAGCTTTTAGACGATCAACCAGAACACTCAAAACTTATCTGTCAATCAGTTAGATCCAAGGAAATGTGTCATGTTCACCAAAAGCAGCAAAACTGAGTATCTGAAGTAGTTTAGAattgaaaacaaaacaaattaatCGATTAAAACATTGAAAATATATGAGAAACTTTGTAGGGAACCTATACACCTGCATGAAAACTTCAATAGGTATATGAAGAGAAGATTAATTAACAATATAGGATATCTAACAGATAGAAATGGAGGAATTTATACTGGGCATAAAAAAATCACAAGGCCAATCCAAAACATTGGTTTTGTCTTTTGCCCTCTTCACCATATTTCCTGATGCCATTGTCAGGCTAATTGctctgtaatttcctcttttctcCCTACCTCCTTTTAAAAATAGAATGGTTAGCTTCTCTCCAATCCATTGGAATTAAAAATAGCCAACAATGCATCTCTATTTTTCTCGTGCCAATTCCTCATGTTCTCTGGGATGTAGAGTATCAGAACCTGGAGATTTATTGGTTTTCAATCACATCAATTTTCTATCACCTTTCCTCTATTATTGATGATTACCTACTTTCTGCCTTGCAATAAACCCGAGGATCTCCAGAAATCAGTCTGCTGATCCTTTGCTCGCCTCCTTCCATAACAAGAAAATGTTTCATcggaccaaatctgcacacaatatcgGTGGCCCAAGAGCAAGGAACGAGTCAAAGTCTGACCGATTTAAGCTTTGGTCCAGAATGGAAAGGTCGAGTATGAGCCAAATCGGGGCAGCAGGACCCAGGCATGAGAGTGCATTGAAGAGGCAGGGACTGGGTCCGAGAGTGAGGAACAACCTGCTGTTTGGTTGAATTCAGCAGCAGGCCAGTTTGAAAAGATCAGGGTGACAGGACTGGACAAGAGGGACAGGCTGATGTCAGGCCAACTGCTCCTCAAGGGTTactcgtctctgcactgaactgaggctgtgacctgcaaCTAATGGGTCCTAGATCAGCTGTGattggcttcatggctgtggactcacttgtATGAAATTCAgtcctgaatgttatttgcttactcttACTATTTacatgatttggttttttttctctctctgcacattgggtattttcaataggttctattgggtttctttgtcttATCTCTGTGACtaactgaggctgtgacctgcaaTTAACGGGCTCCTGAATTGGCTGCAGTGATGAGTGGCTTTGTGTCtgtgactcacttttgtgaatttcagttctgaatgtaaTTTGCTTCCTTTTATGGTTTGCATCAGTTTTTTTTCTGCACGTTTGGAGTTTGACTGTTTTTTCATGTATTCTATTCGGTTTCATTGCTTTTTGGCTGTCTGTAAGGGGACAAATCTTAAGGCTGTACATAGTATACGTActttaataaatgtaccttgactTTTGAAGTTTGAAATTGACTGATTGTTTGTGATGTCACACCAATGCAATGGAATAGAATTCTGAATTTAACCATTCAACAGTGTGTTCcagtttagagaggatgcagcagAGTCAGAGAGTTATAGTTTATAGAAACAGGAGATTCAACCCATGTCCATAGTGTCTCCCTGaacttctcccatttccctgcatttggcccacatccttCTGAAGCTTTCATCTACATGAACTTGCTCGAGTGTATTTGTACCCACCTCCAGCAATTCCTCCGAAAGCCTTTTCCACATACACACCGCTCTGTATGGAAAACACTGCCCCTCCAGTCCCTCTAAAACGGGAGAGTTCAATGCcatctgccgttcctttggtcacttagttcaaagttcaaagtaaacttattatctaagtatgtaaaCCATAAACAACGTAGAGGTTCACCTTTTtgcaaaggaatacaatagaatgcAAGGCAAACCACACATAAGTGACAGCTTTAAGTACAAAAATCtctttttttattattctgtTCGTTagcttttgtattttttttgtgtAATATCGGACCAGAGTAACaataatttcattctcctttacaattctgtacaggaaatgacattaaacaacatAGAATCTTGAATCTGCTTGTGTAAGTTTGATTTTACCTGACCATTTCCCTCAGTTCCAGGGCTTTACAGGCAGAAGATAAAGTGAGTGGAGTGGTGGAAAGAGCGGTCACAATCGATTGTCACTATGCACCAATGTACCGTTCACACACAAAGTATCCCAGAAAACAGCATAATTCCAGATCAGGACAGCGGTGATGACACTATGCCAGTCACTCTCTCTCAGCGGTAAATAGACAGTCTAAAGTGGCACCTAACAGCTTGACTTTGCATGGCTTCATGTGGAAGTGGGAAATTGTCAGATATGTGTAAAATGAATGGTGACTTTAGGGAGAGAGTATAATTGTGATTGTTTCAGTGACCTGGAGCAGAAAGTTAGTTTTGATATCTATATGAAGCTGACAAGGAGTCATGTGAGACTGGAGAACCAGTAagtccatagaccataagacattagatcagaattaggctattcagcccattgagtctgctccaccattccatcatggctgatgaactatccctctgtctattcccctgccttctctctgtaacctttgacacccttactaatcaataacctatcaaactccactttaaatataaccaatgatttggcctccacagttgcctgtagcaatgaattctacataTTCACcagcttctggctaaagaaattcctagtTAACTCACTTTTAAAGgcacatccttctattctaagtCTGTGCCCTGTAGTCCTAGATAGTCGCtttgttggaaacatcctctccacatccactgggCATTTCAATGCTCGGTAGCTTTCCGTGAGattcttcctcattcttctaaactcacaGAGGTAAGTCAGCCTTGCAGAACATCAAGCTGAACAGCAGCCTGTCTCTCGCCTATGACAGGCAACCCTGTACTCAAGAAATTCTGAAGTTAATgatgaccataagacatcagagcagaattagggcatttagCCCATACAGtttgctctgccactccatcatggctggtttattatccctctcaatctaaaacacctgctttctcccataacctttcatgccctttcTAATCAACAAATTATCGAgctttgctttaaatatgcccaatgacttggcctcaacagcctcATTTGTCTGAGGTaacgaattccagagattcaccaccctctagctaaagaatttTCACCTCATTTCTGTTGTAATGCACGTCCTTCTCGTGGAATGTGTGGGATTTCCATGGGTGCTtccattttctcccacagtccagaggcataccaggtaggttaattggtcattgtaaattgctctgTGATTAGGTTAGATTTAATTGGTTTTGTCAAGGTTTGCTGGGCCGATGTGTCTCAAGGGGTAGGAAGGGCTTAATCCACACTCCAtcggtaaataaataaaattaaatgatgttgtgttctgagactgtgccacCTGGTCCTGGACACCACCCTCTACAGCaaagcatcctctccaaatccactctgtctcaGACTTTCAATATTGTTCAGGATTTATTGAGATCCTCCTCACTCAaagtcaaattcaaagtaaaaataTAATATCAGACAACATACaggtcaccacatgcaaccctgagattctttttctacaggcatacttagcaaagctacagaacagtaactgtaaacaggctCAATGAGCAACAAACTGCGAACTCTGACTTTATTGTccccaaacttggccacaaagccatcaataccaaatcattgacataaaacgtgaaaagaagccgtcccaacacagaccacggTAGAACACCATGAGTCACTGACAGGAAAACAGAAAGGGGCCCTCTGTTCACTCTCTTTGTCTGCTGTCAGTCAGACAATCTTCTATCTCTGCTTGAATCTTCCCAGTAATAATGTGGCTTCTTAACTCAtttagcagcctcgtgtgtggcatcttgtcaaatgccttctgaaaatccaattaggCAACATGTACTGACACTCCTTTGTCGATCCCGCCTGATATTTCCTCAAAATTTGCCAACAGATttattaggcaagatttccccaacTGGAAACTGTATTTATCATGCAACTCCAAagaccccaaaacctcatcctttataatggactccaacatcttcccaaccagtgaaACTACAATCTATCAGTTATAGAAACTTGTCACATTAAAATGTGAATCTTCTAAATCATATTTATTATAGAAAATGACATCATCTTGATCAATGGTGAAAATATACAACTAAAATAAGCTTAAAACTGGTGTGTAGAAAGTTGAAACTTAAGCTTATTCAATGTTGAAAGTTATGTAATAGTGACCTGCCACATTCATTCATATAAATGTGGCCTTTGGTCTTATTTCCTCTCTTCCACATCCACTGTTTGAAAAATGTTATGCAATACCACATCCTTATCTGACTACAAAGAATCTTCTAATATTTCTAACTTCCTATCATGCAGTGATGACTCTCACATTTGCAAATAGCTCCCTTCATGCTCCGAGGCTAAATGTACATCCACGGGTTAcagttacatgtcatttctgagAAAAGTAGCAACTTCTATTTGCAGATTCACACCCCACTGACCATTGCAAGCTGCATCAAGCTGTAATCACTCACTTTGTTCAACGCACAACTTTTAATTCTATTGTTCATTCAACTTTAAGGCCTTTGATTATTGTTTGCAAATATACTCAATTTCAATTAATTCTTATTTTATGTTGATCAAATTGTTGCATCATTCTCAGAACAGAAAATCAAATTTATTAGTAAAGAACATATATTATACATCTcaataaaagaccataagacaaaggagcagaattaggccacctggcccagcgagtctgctccgccattcaatcatggctgatcctttttttttaaatctcctcctcaaccccagttcccagccttttccctgtaacctttgatgacatgtctaatcaagaaccagtcaatctttgctttaaatacccccagtgacctggcctccacagctacatgtggcaacaaattccacaaattcaccaccctttggatgaagaaatttctctgcatctctgttttgaaagggcgtccctctatcctgaggctgtgccctcttgtcctcgtCTCtcgcaccatgggaaacatcttctccacatctaatcTGGAGTGTTGTCTACAATTTCCCTTcctttgtctccctcccttcttaaagtatggagtgacatttccagaGTCTGTTTATTTTTCAAAGATAACcactaatgcctgcacaatctcttcacttgcctcttcCAGAAAcctgggtgtagtccatctgatccaggtgacttattgaccaccctgagcaccttctccttagtaaaagTAACCACACTCACAGCTGCCCCCTGACATTGCCGAATTTCTGTCATTCCAACTGATAGTTGCTATATTTTATGTCCTTCCTTTTGTTTTTATGACAGTGTCAATGTCTCACAACTCAACACCTCTTCTAGCTTTTTCAAAGCTGAAGCCAGAAGAATGAATGAAATACTCTCAATTCACTGGGTGTGCAAGTCCAACTATGTTTGAGATGCTCCACTTCTTCCAGGAGGAAGTACCAGACTTAACTGTTCGCTGCACTTTATTTCTACCCCATGGAGCATGTAATATGTAGCTTCTACAAATGCAAAGAAATTCATTACCCTCACCAGAAGTATAAGAGCAGCAGTAACAGagtaatgaaaataaatatttaaatgtaTCCCCCACTTAAAATTGAAACTTACTGGTGCCATGGATTTCTGTCACATAACTGCAGATCTGTCCGTTGCTGAAGACTGTCACATTAACCATTCCACTGGATCTTGCTCCAAGCCAATTCGAGGCACTGCAGTAATATCGTTGGTGCTGGCGGTTGAAGGATTTACAGCATAGAGCCAGTTCATTTGTATCTGAGATCTTTCTATGTCCAGATGAGGTTTGTTCATACCATCTGTACTGAATGGGAAGGGATCCCTGGGAAGACTCACAGGAAAGTGACACTAAGCCCCTGAGACCTGAAATATTTGCTGGTGATGGATATCGAAGCACAGGAACAGACATGGGTTCTGTGGAAAGGAATTCAACAATCAGACACTGAATGAACATCTGAAAATCAAACATTCttctgccactttattaggtactcctgttcacctgcttgttaatgcaaatatcaaattaATCAACACCTGGCAACAACACAGTCCATAAAAGCACGAAGACGTaattaagaggttcagttgttattcaggtcaaacatcagaatggggaggaaatgtgatcttagtgaccTTCACCATGGAATCatagttggtgccagaaggggaggtttgagtatctcagaaactgttgatgtgctgggattttcatgcacaacagtcactagagtttacagagaatggtgaaaaacAAGAAATATCCCGTGATCAGCAATTATGTGAGCaaaatgccttgtcaatgagagaggtctgtcattacctccagttgaactttggCTCTTTGTGTGTTTACCCACTAGCTGtcggtctgtggttttgtattatCATATGCTGTTGTCTGTATTCATGCCCCATGTGGTCCTGTGCCTGCTCCTtctctactccagcccctgtattactgagaaCTCCCCTCTCATatatttctcattattacctgttttgctacCACTTctatctcattgtgctccacctatcatctgcctctctgcttattgctcagtgtattttagcCCTGTGTtgtcacctgtttgttgccagattgtgcccgTGAATGTTCCTGCGCCTTTCCAGTATtcatatctgtactctgtctgtctgactatcgactctgcctgtttcccgattctggtttttggatttctctggatgtgttggtctctgcctgaactttgacactgactttgtttgcaaCTCGGGATTTCTTACTCAGTTAATATCACTGAGTGCACGGTGCTGGGCCTGCGATTGGATCTCTGCTCCAGCACCCTgacaaggtcagaggagaatgaccagattggttcaagctgacagaaagttGACTGGAATACAAATAACCATGTTTTAtgtcagtggtgtgcagaagagcatctggacacacaacacatcaaaccttgaaatgaatcggccatagcagcagaagaccataacgataaactcagtggccactttattaggcagagGAGGGTCCTAATTACGTGGCCATTGAGTATTTAGACACATGTTTGGAGGCtgtcaggagaaaatgaaactgTGACTGGGTTCAGTGACCTGCTGTAGACAGGGAAACATTTGGCACTGATATTAATGCAGAGATAATgagggatggacagggtctgGACAAAGGTCTTGCAATATGTGCAGACGCTGagcagaaggaggaggaggaggcattTGCTGTTCTTCAGACACATCCATGAAATGGGCATTTCTCCATTCTACAAGCTTAACCCTGGGATCAACACATCGTCACTAACCAGGACATCTAATGCTCTGACCCTTCCCAGAGGAAACATGGATGAGACATTTATTTCACTGAAGGCACAAAGTCAATCACTGAGAAACCTACCATCAGATACTTGTAAATGTACATTAAACATCGGATCGGCACCTGGTGTTATAATTCCACAGCTGTACCATCCTGTATCTCCAGAGGGAAGATCCTCCATAGTAACAGTAAATATTCCCCGTTCCGGGTTATCTGTGATTGACGCTCGTCTACTCCGTCCGTGTTGCCCTTTTGTTTCCACTAAAACCAAACATTGACGAGTCCATCCATGGCACCAATACTTCTTGTGTGAGTGGTACTTTGCTCCATAGTGACAATCGATTGTGATCGCTCTTCCCACAACTCCTCTTACATATTTCTCTGCCTGTAATGCACCTGAAACTAAGGGAGGCATTT
The genomic region above belongs to Hemitrygon akajei chromosome 27, sHemAka1.3, whole genome shotgun sequence and contains:
- the LOC140717044 gene encoding uncharacterized protein → MWTSILLIVFLPVSGALQAEKYVRGVVGRAITIDCHYGAKYHSHKKYWCHGWTRQCLVLVETKGQHGRSRRASITDNPERGIFTVTMEDLPSGDTGWYSCGIITPGADPMFNVHLQVSDEPMSVPVLRYPSPANISGLRGLVSLSCESSQGSLPIQYRWYEQTSSGHRKISDTNELALCCKSFNRQHQRYYCSASNWLGARSSGMVNVTVFSNGQICSYVTEIHGTRPIHFCENTVNGTTTDAQSKESTNKISTVLSVVGILLVLLVVCLLCYLKRKNRESKHNTSHRGGKNETQEMATMEENVTYADLHHVQNNEAAAQLANDENGIVYAEVDYTGISGALHSVTDVDNVNYADIKFEYQPAKPKRKTFSPGTPQDLE